GCCACCGTCCGCTCCAAGCGGTCGCGCAGCGGGGCGAGCTTCGCCTCCGCGGCGAGCCGCGCGCGGAGTCCCGCGGCGGCCGCGCCGAAGCCGACGATCGAGGCCGCGGCCTCGGTCCCTTGCCGCCGCCCTTCTTCCTGTCCGCCGCCGAGGCAGAACGGCACGGGGAAGAGTTCCGGCCGCGCGATCAGCGCCCCGATCCCTTGCGGCCCGCCGATCTTGTGCGCGGAAATGGTCAGCAGATCGACGCCGAGCCGCTTGAACGAGAAGCCGACCTTGCCGAAGACCTGGACGGCGTCGGTGTGGACGAGCGCGCCCTTGCCCCGCGCCAGCTTCACGATCGCCGGGATGTTGTTGATCGTGCCGATCTCGTTCTGCGCGAGCATCACCGAGACGAGCGGCAGTTCGGCGCCCTCGAGCGCCTTGGCGACCTCGGCCGTCTCGACCTGCCCCTTGCGCGTCGCCTTGAGCGTGCGCAGCTCGACCAGGCCGCGCGAGGCGAGCCAGTGCGCCGTCTGCAGCGTCGAAGCGTGCTCCAGCGACCAGACGACGAGCGTCTTGACGAGCCCCGCGTCCACGAGGCCGCGGACGGCGAGGGCGTTCGCCTCGCTGCCGCCGGAGGCGAAGACGACGTCGGCCGGCGCCGCCCCCGCCGCCTCGGCGATTTCCGTCCGCGCCCGCTCGACCGCCGCGCGGGCGCGGCGCCCTTCGGAGTGCACCGACGAGGGGTTCCCCCACTCCTCGGCCCAGAAGCGCGCCACGGCCGCCGCGGTGCCGGGCGCCGGCGGGGCGCTCGCGTTGTGGTCGAAGTAGAGCCTCCGGCTCATCGCGTCGCCGCCTTGACGAGGCCGATCCGCACCGTCCGGCCGTCCACGTCGCACTCCTTCACGTCCGCGCCCGGCGCCGGCGGCGCCGCGCGGAGCTCCACCGCGAGCGTTTCGGCGGCGATCATCGCGCCGTGCTCGGCGACGACGCGCGCGACTTCCTCGTTCCCCTCGAACGTCAGCGCGATCCGCTGGGCGTAGTCGAGGTCGAGCTCCTTGCGCATCGTCTGGACCCGGTTGACCAGCTCGCGCGCCAGCCCCTCGCGGAGCAGCGCGTCGTCGAGGTCGGTCTCGAGGACGACGACGACCCGCGGCGACGACGCCGCGGCGTAGTGCTCGCGCGCGGCGAGGGAGATCGCGATCTCCTCCGGGCCGAGCTCGACCGCCGTCCCGTCGATCCGCAGCGTGACCTTCCCCTCGGCGTCCAGCTCGCGCCGCAGCGCCGCGGCGTCGGCCTTGCCGAGCGCCTGTTTGATCTTCGGCACGAGCGTCCCGTACTTCGGGCCGATCGCGCGGAAGTTCGGCTGCATCGACCAGTGGACGAAGGCGTCGGCGTCGCCGCCGAAGAGGACCTCCTTGACGTTCAGCTCGTCGGCGACGATCCCGGCGAGGCCGCGCAGCTCCGCCTCGCGCGACGGATCGGCGAGGAGGACGCGGGCGTGGGCCAGCGGCTGCCGGACGCGCAGCTTCTGCGCGCCGCGCGCGGCGAGGCCGAGCGACACGACCTCGCGCGCCAGCCCCATCGCCGAGGAGAGCGGCTCGTCGGCCCAGTCGGCCGGCGGCTCGAACCAGTCGGAGAGGTGGACGCTGTCCGGCCGCGCGCCGGGCCACGCGCCGCCGACCAGCGTGCGCCACGTGTGCTCGGCGAAGAACGGCGTGAACGGCGCGGCGAGGCGCGCCAGCGCGACGAGGACTTCCCAGAGGGTCCAGTAGGCGTCCTTCTTGTCCTGCTCGAAGCCGGGCGCCCAGAACCGCTCGCGCGAGCGGCGGACGTACCAGTTGGAGA
The sequence above is a segment of the bacterium genome. Coding sequences within it:
- a CDS encoding aminotransferase class V-fold PLP-dependent enzyme; its protein translation is MSRRLYFDHNASAPPAPGTAAAVARFWAEEWGNPSSVHSEGRRARAAVERARTEIAEAAGAAPADVVFASGGSEANALAVRGLVDAGLVKTLVVWSLEHASTLQTAHWLASRGLVELRTLKATRKGQVETAEVAKALEGAELPLVSVMLAQNEIGTINNIPAIVKLARGKGALVHTDAVQVFGKVGFSFKRLGVDLLTISAHKIGGPQGIGALIARPELFPVPFCLGGGQEEGRRQGTEAAASIVGFGAAAAGLRARLAAEAKLAPLRDRLERTVADAVEGTLVLGFTVPRLPNTSAIVFKNLSGAEVAAECDRRGLAVSAGSACHAGGEAPSPVAAAVGLPNAHRRGLVRVSLGPETTAADAEQAASILIAAAQAVRARG
- a CDS encoding DUF5915 domain-containing protein, with the protein product SNWYVRRSRERFWAPGFEQDKKDAYWTLWEVLVALARLAAPFTPFFAEHTWRTLVGGAWPGARPDSVHLSDWFEPPADWADEPLSSAMGLAREVVSLGLAARGAQKLRVRQPLAHARVLLADPSREAELRGLAGIVADELNVKEVLFGGDADAFVHWSMQPNFRAIGPKYGTLVPKIKQALGKADAAALRRELDAEGKVTLRIDGTAVELGPEEIAISLAAREHYAAASSPRVVVVLETDLDDALLREGLARELVNRVQTMRKELDLDYAQRIALTFEGNEEVARVVAEHGAMIAAETLAVELRAAPPAPGADVKECDVDGRTVRIGLVKAATR